The following nucleotide sequence is from Anser cygnoides isolate HZ-2024a breed goose chromosome 21, Taihu_goose_T2T_genome, whole genome shotgun sequence.
CTTCAGCGCCAGGTAGTTGTCGTCGCTGATCAGCCCCTTGTAGCCCCGCTGCCTGATGTCGATGTTGGAGGCGCCCGCGGGGATCACCACCACGAAGTTGTAGCCGTGCCTGGAagggaggagcaggcaggggggcgtcaggctgggagctggcggGGTGTCCCCTGCTGGGtgtcccctgctcccacccGCTGCCACTTGGCCTCAGCCCCGAGATCTTCCCACCCCTGGGATTATCTCCTCCATCCCATGAAGATCACTTTCCTCACGCCAAGTTTCGTTTAGGCTGAGGTCACCCAGATATGGGAAGAGGtttcagctcctccagctcaACACCATGGAGGATCCAGAGGTGGCTCCACCAGCAGAAGCCATTACCACATTAAATGTGTCCTCACAGCTCAGCTCTCCACACAGGGGCATTCATTGGCACCTGGAGGTTGCTCCTCACCAGCCCCACGGCCTTCCCCTGTACACCccaaaaagcagagctgggagagagggaggcgCGTGTAGCCACCCAGTGCTTACATGGGTTTGGTGAACAAGCCTGAGACCTTCTTGCAGCTCTTGTTGTCTCCCCCACACACGCTGCATTTGTCGAATTTCTTCTTAGAGCCCAGCTTCCCGTCGCAGCCCGCTTTGATGCATTTGCCCTGGACGCAGACCGAGGTGGAGTCTGGAGAGCAAGGGGTGCCATCCACAACCTGCGGAGGAGAGACAAGCTGCTGTGGCCCCGCATCGCCCCGCTGATGCCCCACTCCAGCCAGGCCTGAGGAGGTGCTGGCAGGCACAGTGTTTCACTTTGTTCATGTTCTGCTTTGCAACTGAGCTCTTCTGGCTCTGACAGAAGCCATACAGCATCACTTCCCCTTTCTGCCATATctacatcattttttttgcatCGGTGTGAATGTAAGGGGTTGCATTAGGAAGACGGCCAGCACCAGCCTGCACAGCCCAGCCCGGCAGGTGAGTCACTTCCCTAGCACAATAATTATCATTGAATgtctcaggttggaagggaccttaaagaccatctaattccaaaccccctgccataggcagaaatgacacccactagatcaggctgcttAAGgtctcatccagcctggccttgagcgcctccagagatggggcatccccagtttctctgggcaacctgtgccagtgcctcaccacccttatagggaagaatttcctcttaatgtgtagtctaaatctatcctcttttagttcaagaccattctcccttgtcctatcattatctacccgagtaaagagcccttctccatctcttttataagacccctttaagtactgaaagtgtgcaatgaggtctccccaaagccttctcttctccaggctgagcatccccagctctctcagcctttcttcagaggagaggtgctccagtcctctgagcatctttgtggtcctttgtagctctcctctggactcatcTGCTACTCCAGCCTCTCATCAGGACTACAAGCATACCCTATAGGTTGCCTCACAAACCCGGAGGAAGACCCTTTGTGGACCAAATGCAGTAAATAAGCGGATGCATCCACACAGATTCATCCCGTCCTGGTGGATTCCCCTCCTTTATAATTTCACACAAACCCAGCAGCCCACCAGACACGGACAATTCGTTCATGACCCCCAGCCCTCACCAACCTTGGGTGCCAGCACGTAGAAGTAGCCCGTGCCATTTGCCCGACAGATGAGCTTGCACTTGTCCCGAGGCGAGACGCCGGAGTACTTGGGGACCCAGGAGACGGAGGCGGTCAGGCGGTTGGTGCTGTGGCTGTAGCCATTGAAAGCCTCACACTGCTCCTCTCGGAAACTCTTCCCTGGCACTGGAAGAAATGGGGAGTGCATTGGGTGGGGGCACAGACCAGTCCCTCAGTGTGTGTTTTACTGGGTTGCTGTGGGTGGTGCACGCCGCGGTGGCCACACACACCCCGTGGTGCCCAAGGTTGGCACCAGCAGCCTCAGCATGTTGAGCCCAGGACATTCTGCTCCTCACACAGCTCAGTGACCCAGGGACACCGGGGCACTGCAAATGTCAAGGTCACCTCTGACATTTACAGGGGGCGTATCTGGGGGCATGTTCCCCCCATGTTTCTAAGCGCTTTGAAACAGATGAATAATTTGACATTTGGAGACtggctctcctccctccccacccagAGAGCTGCGGCGAGTTTGGGTTTTTGGCACACTCAaggctcagctctgctgaaatTCGGCTGCTCCAGAGATGTGAGCAGCACCTCTGCACCTGGGAGGGGTTGAGCAGAGGATTCACAGCTCTGATGAACTTGCCTGGCTCAACAACCAACACATGCAAAAAGCTGGGTTTTCTTCTCGGCTCAGTGCAGGAGCATGCATTAATGACGACAGCCATGAGCAAGCTGAGCTCAGGCCGTCTATTTCAGCAGGATTTGCCTCTCATTCCCTTACCTGCCGTGGAGCAGGGGTCCAGGTTGCAGGAGCGGTACTTGACGCGGACGCCCTCGCAGTAGGAGCCGCCGTTGGCAGGCACCGGGTTGGTGCATTCGCGCTTGGCCAGCTGCACGCCGCCGCCGCACGTCCGCGAGCACTGCCCGTAGGGCGCCCACTTGGCCCAGCCACCGTCCACCTGGTGGGACATGGCACGGTGAGACCCGCCGTCCCCTTCCCTGGTGGCTCCATCCCAAACAGGGGCTCTCCGGGCTCAAAGCCATCCCTTTGCTAGCTGCTTCTACAAGGGAGACCTGCAGCTTTGCAGGTCCCCAGTCTTCCAtagggctggggagaggagcaCAGCCACATCCAGCCTTGAAAAAGAGTCGGTGACTGCTTGCACCATGCATCCCTGCTCTCCCTTGTCTTCCTTTCACATCAGTGTCCCCATGCAGGGTCCCCAGTGGGGACCGCCCAGCCAGTACCCATGCAAAAGCATCCAGGGGTGATCCTGCAGGGCGCTTTCAGGCACTCACCCTGTACTTGCTGACGTTGTGCCTCTCAACGCAGGCGCCCTTGAGGCAGAAGTGTCCCTCGCCGCAGCCGGTGCCGTCGGCCCAGGGGAAGTGGCGGGTCTGGCAGACGATCTGCCCGCGTGCCTTGCCCGTGCACCAGAGCTTGGCGCAGTACTGCATGTACGGGCAGGGCTTGGAGCCCACGCCGAAGGCCAGTTCGCACTGCTGGTTCAGGCTGTAGCTCGTCCCCGGCAGGTCCTCGGGCAGCGGGATGGGTTTGGAGGGCTGGTCCAGCAAGCAGTCTCCTgcgggagcagggaggggaagatCGATCGGGTCCTCGTGGGGAGCCTTGTGGGCTCAGCCACGTCTCAGCCCGCTCATTGCGGATACGAAATCCAGCAACAACaaaggcagagggaaaaaatgtgacTCCATCTCTTGGTGATGCCGGGTAGAGCCGCACTGGCAGAGCAGATGTCACTGAAGGGGACACCCGGCTGATGCAGAAATGCTGCCAAACTCCCCGCTTCCTTCTCATTTTGTTTGCAGAACAGCCGCTGCCCAGCCCAGGAGCCTGTCCCCATCACAGCCACCCTGCACCGCCAGCCCTGGGACAGATCCTGCTCCCCACggcagggaccaggacaggatgGGGACGAGGGCAGGAGGGCGAAGGCGCAGCAGGAGGGCTCACCGTGGCCGCTGTCGAGGAAGTCGGTGATGATGGCAGCGCTGCAGGCTGACCAGGGGTTGGCGCGGTCGATCTGGATGAGGGTGGGGGACATCATGTGGTTGGTCTTCAGCCGGCCGAAGACCTCCTCACAGGCCTTGACATTGTCATGGGGCATGTTGAAGACGTGGCCTGGGAGATGGAAAGGGGGCGACATGAGGAACCCCGCTCAGCACACAGTGGAGGGCCCCCTCTCTTGTTTGCAgtgggggaaactgaggcacggagtGGGGAAAACTCTTGCAAGGATGGCAAAAGGACAGCCCAAGAGGAGAAGGCGATGTCTGGGGATGGATGGGGATTGCATGCAGCCTGGCTCAGGCtgcatggggatgtggggacaggcACACGTCATCCTGACAGCAGCATCCCCAAGCCAGCGCCCTTTCCATCACgcttcccctctccttcccgTATGGCCATCAGTTGCAAGAAGGACAAAGGcaatttcagagaaaaggaggcagcagagctcGTGTCTCCGGATGTAGGTGTGCCCTCAGCAACCCCCAGCATCCGCCTGTTATTTCAGGATTCCCAGATCCTGGAAACCAAGCAACCACAACAGCAAAGCCTTTCACTTTCTCAGCCACTCTTTCCTACCCAGCCTGAGGTGGAGTTTCCCTGCTCCGGATGCCTGTCATTGTCTGGCCTTCCGGAGGCTGGACCAGGGCTATTCTGAACCTTGCCAGTGTCGCTCCACCCCTCCCGATTCCAGAGCCGGGCGGGAGGATGGGATTTGGTGATGCAGAAGCCACGAGGCTGGGAAGAACCACTAATGTGAGCACAGCAGCAAGACCACAcgtggtttttttcctccagaaatgCAGGGCTTGCCATGCGCTGCACCGTGGTGGTGTGGTGcccgtgcctcggtttccccctCCACGCTCCAGGACTGGGGGACCCCAGCCTACACAGAGCCCCCGAAACCATGCCTTACCCAGCTCGTGGGCGGTGGTGAAAGCCGAGGGCAGCCCGTCGTCCTCGATGACGGAGCAGCTGCGCTTGGGGTCGCACATGGTGCCCACGTCGGCCATGCCCAGCGTGTCGCAGGTGGTGGCACCGCACAGGTCCTGCAGGGCACGGAGAGAAGGGGTTAGCCAGGGGCTGGCACATGGCCCTGTCCCCACCAATTCCCCCGCATCCCAACAGGAGCTgaccccaggctgctggggaggcatCGGCCCCAGGGGATGGGACCATGCAGCCCTGGTACTGGGGATGCTTTTTTTATACCTAGCATCCTCCCATGCCTTCAGCGACAGCAATTCCCACACCGGCGGCCCCTCCAGCCAAGGTGGAGCCAGTTTTGGCACAGAGCAgccagcctggctccatccttcAGCAAGCTCAAGGTCCCGATCCAGGCGGGTCGGTGGAAAGACCTGGTCTTGACTCACAGCTGACACATTCTCTGCTCCTTCCTAGGAACAAGAAGCTCCTGGAGCGGGCCCAGAGGTCACCACGGCTAGGGGAAATGCTCCGGTGTCCCCAAGACCTTTTGCAGCTGTCTCTCCAGGAGGAACCAAGCCCAGCTGAAGCCAGCCCAAACTCGGGGACCCCAGGTAGATGCCACCAGGACAGGGGACAGAAAGGTGCTTGGACAGGGCAgcagggtggctgcagagctgctggggtcAGGTATCTGCTCCAGAACCTGGCATCTGCTCGTGGAGGAACTTGTCACAGCAGGGGGATCCCGACCTTCGATACACACGTACCGGCACACCTGCCCTTCTCCAGCACCCAAAGGTGCCAGCACGAATCCAAAGCTGCTGTTTGAAGAAGCCCAGCAGCTTGTCCTCAGatgcccccacccctcccctcctctccaaGGGCCATCACGCCAGCACCGCTGGCAGCACTGCCCATCCTGGGCTCGGCCAAATCCTGCTCTCAGCCACCACCGTGCTTCTCCTGGCTGGGCAATGCCGCATTTTCTTCCCAATTTGCAATCACCACCTTTGGGCATCACAACCTGCGGGAGTGTGGCTGGGTGATGGGCTCCCTGCAGCTTCcccaatgtttttttttttttacagggcTGGAGCATCGTCCCCATCCCacagagcccagagctgcaggggcagccatgcacggggcagggagctgcagcagctttccacAAGAAAAGGAAACGTAAGGGACTTGCTGGGCGCTCCCATGCTATAAATAAGAGTGATTCATGCTCAGCTCCTGGCCAGCCAAAGTGCCTGGTTTGCTACAAATCTCGCACGAGTGGCCCTGCCAACATTTCCAGCGAGGTTTCCAAACCGAAGGCATTCCCGCGCAGGCAGGTTGAGCTACCGGTAAATAACAGACCCGACAGCTTCAGAGAGCTCCGGCCAGGGCCGAGGTGGCTTTAGCGGGAGGTGCAGGGCTACCAGGCACGGACAAGACCATGCTCTCCAGAGAGGTGTGGGGTGGATGCGGTGCGGTGCCCTTGCTCCTGCAGCACCGCAGGTTGGTTTGGgggccagtgcctcaccagGCTGAGCTCcaggaggatgcagagcaggaaaacCCTATCTTATAACCAGCTTTGACTCCGCTTTGCAGCAGGCTTAATCATCATCTGGGATCGCATTGCATCCCAGGCCCTGTCCCGCACACAACATCCCATGGCAGGAGCCAGCATGGGGcatccccacacccccagcaaGCACAAGGTGACCGAGTGGGGCCATGAAGCCCGGCTGCcccaaaacaccacaaaaacgAGCCATCGCCATGCTGAGCTACACCTGGGGGTTAGAGGGGTGCAGCAGTGCCGGCGCTGTGGGTTTGGGGGCAGtggtgggtttgggggtgtcctggggatgcagggagcaggcagccaCCCTCCCTGCTCGTTGCTCTTTTAAGAGTTCCCATTTCCTCGCTGGCGCGGAGAGCTTTTGGCTCCTGGCCCAACACCTGCACTGACACACTGACCCACTTCTTGCTCCCAACCTcgcctgctggctgcagggccgCATTAACGAGCAGCTCTTAATGGGGTTTTCCATCACCCCCGTGGCCTGGGCTCAGACCCCAACCACagccccatgggcagcagctcagggCTCTAATGAGGGGGTCCTGAGCCCCCGAAACCACCTCCTGCAGCCTTGCCGGGGGTGCAGCCTGCTGAGGAAGGGCAGCGCAAGAGGTAACGTGAGTGGTGgtgccaagaggagctggaggaacgggaggagaggctgggaaggagtTCATGGGGTGATGCCCAGGACAGGGAGAGGGACTGGAGCTacggagggaaggagaggggaatgCAAGGGGTTTAAGGTGGGAAAGCAGCATGCAAAGGACCAGCGCTCTCCTTACACGGTGCACTCACCAGCTCCACTCTCCCCTGCCGCTGCCAGCACAAGCACGGGGAGGAGGCAAGGTGCTCCCGCAGGGACACTCAAGCCCAGGACCTGGATGCAAAGCTCAGCATGAAGCCTGTGGGGGTGTTGTGTTGTCATTTTGTCATGCATGGACATCGGACATTTGGGCTCCGTCCATTTCGGAGCCAGCCTGGAGAGGCAAAGCGAGCGGAGAGCCCCATGCTGCGGCCAAGCAAGGACCCCGGGTACCCAGGCACCGACACCTCACCCATCCTCGGAGCTCAGATGGCCAGAGATTAAACCAGAAGCAGGCACGGACACAACTCACAGAGCAACAGCCACAACCATCCTGTCCCCGCCGGCCGGGTGCTCCCTGTGCCGCCCTTGCCCCAGCACCATGCcaaggggctgcaggcagcacacgAGCTGCACCACCAGGGCTCCCCCGCCAGCCTTAGCTCCATCTGTGGACACTTCCCAAAGGCttttcttcatcctcctgcaaaCTTCTGCAGGTCAGCTGAGTGGGATCCTTGTGGCTTTTATGTTAATTCATGTACTCAGAGGCTAGGTCAGACCGCAAGCATTCTCCCGGCTGTTGAGGTTTACCCCGCACGTGTCCAAAGCAATCCCAAAAATCTGAGATCCTCAGCCTTGAGGTTCAGAGCGTGGGTTTCCAAACTCCCTCGTGATGCTGTGCTACAGCGAGATGTCCTCTGGAGCAACATCCCTTCGGTTTGATGGGAGGCCAAAGGAGTTCAGCAAACCTTTGCTGTCACAGCCAGTGGATGTCAAGGTTCAGGATGGGTGAAAATTTTAGTTGAGCCTTTCCTCGCAATGCGTGATGTTGTTTCCAAGAGGCAGGAGGTCAGATGGAGGATGGATGATGCTCTGTGGGCCCCTCCGGCAAGCACCGGCCCGGGAAGGAAGGTGAAGACCCCGTGGCCATGCTTGCTGGCACATCCGCGCCATCCAGCTGGGCAGGAGCGAGCTCCCCAAAGGCGAATCCTCCATCCAGCACGACCGGCATCAGGGAGCAAAGCCGGGCAGGAGAGGCCAGCCCCATCCATCAGCAACTTGTTGACACAACTGGAAACTGCCGATCAACCGGGCTCAAAGTGAAATTTAAGTTGGGGGCTTATGTAACAGCTTTTTGGCAGGGAGATAAGCTCTGGGGTGTCAGGGGACCACAGATGGATGCATTCAAGGAAGGCAGATGTCTCCTTGATCGTGTGCCTTTGCACTGAGCTTGCCTTGGGATTTCAGGAATGGACGGTTTAGCAATGTGTAAAAAATGCAGCCCAGCCATGCTGCGCGCTGCAGGACGGCGTGGCTTGCAGATCCCCGGGCACAACTTTGTCCCACGTGCAGCTCTGGCGACCTCACCGGGTTTCCACCAGAGATGGAGCTGGCTCCTGCCCACAGAGGTGTCAGCAggcttcctcctcccctttgCAGCCACCCGGCACagacaggagctgctccagcaggatTTACCCCTGCCCAGAGGACACGGACCctgcctggggtgggggggacagggagatggGGCATTGAGGTCTCTCACATCCCGCACAGCATCGCTCCTGCCTGCACTGAGCGCTTGCGAGGGCCAGCCAAGCCGAACTGGCAGCAGCATCCTTCCCACCCTCGAGTGCTTGacctggaaagcagcttggggATGGCCTCGCTGCTGCTGAGGGGAGTTCCCAAAACGTCCCTCATCCAGACAGCTGGGCAGGgagaaggcaaagagaaaacGCAAGTTGTCTTTGCTGCCGCAACCTGCATCAGGGGAAAACGGGACTGTCCCCTTCGACCTGGGCGcatccttcttccctcccactAGCAGCCTGGGGGCCGATCCAGCACGGTGACACCTCTAGCAAGAAGCAGGGATACAGCCAGACCCtcggctccccggggctgcaAGCACTGCCTGTTTCTCCGGTGCTTTCCTTAGCCCTGAGCTGGGTCCACGCGGAGCAGCCGGGGCGCAGAGGAGAGCTGCGGGTCCTCGGGAGGACCTCGCGCATGACTCAGAGGAAGCGGGGAGAGGTTTTTTCTTGGCAGGTGCCACCGCAAGCTGCAACGCACGAGCGCTTCCCAGCCGGGGGGAACTGGGTCTggccaccctcctcctcctcttctgggctcaGACCCTGCTTTTTGGGGTGGTGGCTGCTTTCTAACGGAGCTAGCTGCcaatgctggggggggggggttcccctcCTCGGGGAGGGACCGGCAGGTTTCTGTGCATGGGGACAACCTGCCGTTGCACACCTCCTGGCCTCACTCACCCCTCAGCAGCGCTTTCTGCAGGCTGCCGGCCAAAACCAGGCTGGCTCAAGCAGGTTCCACACCTCTGcttccctccccgccgcccccccttTGCCATCCAAGCCAGGCAGTGAGGGTGGAGGGCTCCTTGGGAAagggctctggggctgggggggggggggacgggggacacGCACGGTGCAGCGGATGCAGAGGAGGTGGGAGGCGAGGGGCGGCAGGGTGCAGGGctcctgggggagagggggggcaGCCCTGCCGGGtcgtccccccctccccggggacCCGCACCCACCTGCTTGGTGAAGAGGATGGCGGTGTCCCAGTACTCGGGGTGCTTGTCGCTGACTTTGTTCCACTTCTTCTGCCAGGCGCAGAAGTTGCGGAGGGTGAGGGCGGCGTTGCCGGTGACTTTGGGCCCCTTGTCGTCCTGCCCAATGAGGAGGAACTTGACGACGGAGATCTGGATGGGGTTGCGGATGCTGGGGTGCTTGTAGAGGCGGGCGGCCGTGGCCATGAGGGTCAGCAGGTAGTGCTGGAGGTCATCCCCGTGGAACTTCACCATGGACTCGTCAGCCACCACCAAGGTCTCCACGTAACGGGGCACGGAGGCGAACCGCTTGGCTctcccccccggcgcccccccagccctcccccggTACTTGGCCAGCGCCTGCAGGACTCCGGGGGTGAGGCCGGAGCCCACGGCACAACGCGAGGCGGAGGCCCCGAGTGGGAGGCCGGCACCGCGGCGCTGCAGGCGGTGGGCtccgccggccgcccccccgggcagggggctgaTGGTGTACTCGGCTCCTCGGTAGCCGAaagccccccggagccccccgcagAGGCTGAGGGCGGCGAAGGACTCGTGGTCGCCGTTGACA
It contains:
- the ADAMTS15 gene encoding A disintegrin and metalloproteinase with thrombospondin motifs 15, whose amino-acid sequence is MLPLLLPLLLGARALGAPQGDTAVVTPLRLDPDINGRPHFGRGGPAEAVVFQLSAFGEDFYLHLAPDARFIAPAFAAQYLGTAPGAARPRPGLRHCFYSGDVNGDHESFAALSLCGGLRGAFGYRGAEYTISPLPGGAAGGAHRLQRRGAGLPLGASASRCAVGSGLTPGVLQALAKYRGRAGGAPGGRAKRFASVPRYVETLVVADESMVKFHGDDLQHYLLTLMATAARLYKHPSIRNPIQISVVKFLLIGQDDKGPKVTGNAALTLRNFCAWQKKWNKVSDKHPEYWDTAILFTKQDLCGATTCDTLGMADVGTMCDPKRSCSVIEDDGLPSAFTTAHELGHVFNMPHDNVKACEEVFGRLKTNHMMSPTLIQIDRANPWSACSAAIITDFLDSGHGDCLLDQPSKPIPLPEDLPGTSYSLNQQCELAFGVGSKPCPYMQYCAKLWCTGKARGQIVCQTRHFPWADGTGCGEGHFCLKGACVERHNVSKYRVDGGWAKWAPYGQCSRTCGGGVQLAKRECTNPVPANGGSYCEGVRVKYRSCNLDPCSTAVPGKSFREEQCEAFNGYSHSTNRLTASVSWVPKYSGVSPRDKCKLICRANGTGYFYVLAPKVVDGTPCSPDSTSVCVQGKCIKAGCDGKLGSKKKFDKCSVCGGDNKSCKKVSGLFTKPMHGYNFVVVIPAGASNIDIRQRGYKGLISDDNYLALKNGQGKYLLNGHFIVSAVERDLMVKGSVLRYSGTGTAVESLQAFKPIQEPLTLEVLSVGKMTPPRVRYSFYLPKESKEDKSSYKKEGKTPPDLNNSVLSLSNRLDGGRPTYKRPSYKWAAGGWEACSVTCGSGLQKRAVACRDSYGHPASECEAAQRPAEVRPCGEPCPVWEAGPWAPCSKSCGRGFKRRMLKCTAPAGRLLPRESCSFRRKPQELDFCTLRPC